From the genome of Haloarcula taiwanensis:
CCGCGGATGAACAGCCGTTCGTCGAACCGTTGTGCCAGTTGCGGGTCGTGGCTGATGACGACGAGAGCGGTTTCCGTCGATTCCTTCATGCTGAACAGGAGGTCTAGCACCGACTCGGCTGTGTCCGGGTCCAGCTGCCCGGTCGGCTCGTCGGCGAGGATAATTTCGGGGCGGTTTGCGAGCGCGCGCGCAATGGCGACGCGCTGTTTCTCGCCGCCGCTCAGCGTCGCAGGATACTGGTGTTCAAGCCCGGTGATTCCAAGGCGCTCAAACAGCGTGTCCAGCCAGTCTGAGTCGCGGTCACCCGCGTGCTCCTGCGGGAGCGACGCGTTCTCGCGGGCGGTCAGGTCGCCGATGAGCTGGAAGTCCTGAAAAACGAACCCGAGCGTTGTCCGCCGAAGGCTCGCGCGCTGGCGTTCGGACAGGGTGCTCGCGTCCCGACCGTCGACTTCCAACCGTCCGCTAGACGGGGGTTCTAGCAGCCCGAGGACGTTGAACAGGGTCGACTTCCCGGCCCCGCTCGGTCCCTGAACGAGCAGTGCCGCGTCGGACCCGACCGTGAGTGAGACGCCGTCGAGAATCGTTGTCCCCCGTCGTGTGACACACAGCTCCGAGCCGACGAGGACGGGGTCAGTCATTGTCGGCCTTTCTGCCGGCCTCGTATTGTATGCCACGGTTACATACCCGGGAGAAACAGGGACGGGGGCCAAGCCATGTGCGCTCAGCAACTCGTCTGGTTCCCGCCAGGCCGAACGAGGTACACCGAGTCGAGACCGCGCGTGTCATAGACCACGTCGTTCTCGTAGCGCCACTCCTCCAGCGCCGCGGGCGTGGTCTTCTCGCTCCCTGCTGGGAACAGGTGCGCTCCGGTCGTCCCCCACGACGCCCGCGATAGCGTCGGGCAGTTAGGTTCCGCACCACCACCGAGCCACCGAGCAGTCGGCTGGTACGTTCCGTTGGACGCACCCGGATAGTACAAGTCGACGATACGGCTGAACGGGTGGTCGGACGCCCACTGCTCGTCGACGTGGTCCGCAGTAAACGTCGCGGCCGCGAACTGCGATTCGGTCGCTCCGGTCGGGAACGCCAGCGTGTCGAGATTGACGAACGCGATGGGCATCGTCGCAACTGCAGCAACCACGACGATGATCGTCACAACGGTTGCGAGTCGGTGGCTGTGTGTCCGTGCCGTTCTAAGCCCGCCGTCCGGTGACATCGACCGCCGATAGGCGACCGACGCGACGCCGATGCCGGCGAGGACGAACAGAGGGAGATGGACGAAGGTCTGTCCGCGAAGCGCTGTCCCGTAGTACTCCGGCGTCAGCGAAGCGGTCAGCGAAAAGTACACGATGACGATTGGCGCCAGCAGCAACGCCAGTACGACCGGGCCGATCAGTCGACGGTCGCGGCTCGCACGCGGCAGGCCGACGACCGCAAACACAACCGGAACGGCGAAGGCTGCGACTAATATCAGGAGGCCAGTCGGCGTGGTCTGTGTCCCGGGAAACACGGTCTGTACCGCGTTCGCACCGAGCGTCAGGAACCAGAGCCCGACCGCGCCGCCGATCGTCACCCGCTGGAGGCGAGCGCTCGTCCGCTGGAACCAGACCAGCGTCGCCACGAGGAGGACGACCCAGGCCAGGAACAGGCCCGGATACGCGCTGACGCGGTCGACGTACGGGACCTCGAGAAGCGAGCGTTCTGCGATCCGATAGTACCCCCACATGTACACCCAGAAGCCCGCGACGACAGCGAGGGCAGTAACAGCGTCACGGCGGGTCGGAATCCGGGCAAGATGGGCGGCTAACACCCCCGTCAGCACCAGCGCAGCGATGAGTGAGCTAAACGTATGCAAGAGCGGGAAGACAGCGAACAGGACGACCACAACCGCCCCCCATCGACGTCGGTATCGCTCCGTCGTGAGCAACCGGTGGACGGCAATCGCAAACAGCGGGAGCAAGAGGAACGCCAGCGCCTCCTCGTCCGTCTGTCCGGTCCGTCGGAGATAGATGCCTTCCAGCGCGAGCCCCATCCCGACCACGCCCATCGCCAGCGTCGTCCGCGAATAACGCCAGCGACCCGTCTGCGCGAGGCGTTTGACTAGCGCCATCGCGGTCAGACAGGACGCTGCACCGGTGACCGCGACGACCGGCTGGGCGATGTACAGCGGCCGTTCACCGGTGAGTGCGCCGACGACCGTCAGCACAGCGGTAAATACGATGTTGTCCGCGCGGAACCGTGTAAGCGGAAAGCTCCCCGTCCGAAGTGTGTCTCTCGCCAGAGCGACGTAGCCGAATCCGTCTAGCGTCGAGGGCAACGGTGTCCAGTGCAGCGTCGTCAGTCGGGCCGCGACTGCTACGGCCAGCACAGCCACGATGAGCAGCACTCGCCCCGTCCGGCCGTCACTCATTGGCGGGTCCTACAGCGGGTGGGTGTAAGATAGTTACCGCATTTCGTCGGCCCCGTCGTGTTTACTGTCCTCGTCTGAGTTTACATGGGCGTCCCTAGGTTGTCGGTAGCGATGGCCGCCGACCCGTCGACCCCGACACCAACGAACCACGACTGCCGGGTTGCCACTATCAGATTCAACAGTTCGTACGCGTACTCGTTTCCGCTGGTGCGCGCTGAAGACAGCAGTTCCAAACAGAATTCGGACCACAGCAACGAAGGCCAGGGACTGGACGGTCAGCGGTCCCCGTTCGACTTGATCTCGCGGGCGCGGTCCACAGCCGCTTCGGCCTGTGACCGGTCGACTGATGTCGGCGCGAACGCTGCGGTCTCGAAGGTTTCGACCACTGTTTCGAGATCTGCCATCCGGTCCTCTGGAACGCCGTGCTCCTGGCTCCGCTGGAGGAGTTCCCAGTGCGTTGCCCCTTCGTCAATCCCGTTTTCT
Proteins encoded in this window:
- a CDS encoding ABC transporter ATP-binding protein, with translation MTDPVLVGSELCVTRRGTTILDGVSLTVGSDAALLVQGPSGAGKSTLFNVLGLLEPPSSGRLEVDGRDASTLSERQRASLRRTTLGFVFQDFQLIGDLTARENASLPQEHAGDRDSDWLDTLFERLGITGLEHQYPATLSGGEKQRVAIARALANRPEIILADEPTGQLDPDTAESVLDLLFSMKESTETALVVISHDPQLAQRFDERLFIRGGTLVSDTASTPDASPSTETN
- a CDS encoding sodium:phosphate symporter; translated protein: MSDGRTGRVLLIVAVLAVAVAARLTTLHWTPLPSTLDGFGYVALARDTLRTGSFPLTRFRADNIVFTAVLTVVGALTGERPLYIAQPVVAVTGAASCLTAMALVKRLAQTGRWRYSRTTLAMGVVGMGLALEGIYLRRTGQTDEEALAFLLLPLFAIAVHRLLTTERYRRRWGAVVVVLFAVFPLLHTFSSLIAALVLTGVLAAHLARIPTRRDAVTALAVVAGFWVYMWGYYRIAERSLLEVPYVDRVSAYPGLFLAWVVLLVATLVWFQRTSARLQRVTIGGAVGLWFLTLGANAVQTVFPGTQTTPTGLLILVAAFAVPVVFAVVGLPRASRDRRLIGPVVLALLLAPIVIVYFSLTASLTPEYYGTALRGQTFVHLPLFVLAGIGVASVAYRRSMSPDGGLRTARTHSHRLATVVTIIVVVAAVATMPIAFVNLDTLAFPTGATESQFAAATFTADHVDEQWASDHPFSRIVDLYYPGASNGTYQPTARWLGGGAEPNCPTLSRASWGTTGAHLFPAGSEKTTPAALEEWRYENDVVYDTRGLDSVYLVRPGGNQTSC